From Lonchura striata isolate bLonStr1 chromosome 3, bLonStr1.mat, whole genome shotgun sequence, one genomic window encodes:
- the SLC30A6 gene encoding zinc transporter 6 isoform X2, with the protein MWCSSTNSIALTAYTYLTIFDLFSLVTCLISYWVMMKKPSPVYSFGFERFEVLAVFASTVLAQLGALFILKESAERFLEQPEIHTGRLLVGTFVALFFNLFTMLSIKNKPFAYVSEAASTSWLQEHVADLSRSICGIIPGLSSIFLPRMNPFFLIDIAGALALCITYMLIEINNYFAVDTASAIAIALMTFGTMYPMSVYSGKVLLQTTPPHVIGQLDKLLREVSTLDGVLEVRNEHFWTLGFGTLAGSVHVRIRRDANEQMVLAHVTNRLYTLVSTLTVQIFKDDWIRPTLSSVPIANNILNLSDHHIIPIPSLKAADNLNPVTFTPAKPSSPPPEFSFNTPGKNVNPVILLNTQTKPYGLGFNHGSAPYSSVLNQGLGIPGIGAAQGFRTGFANVPGRYGTNARGQP; encoded by the exons ATGTGGTGCAGCTCTACAAACAGCATAG CTTTAACTGCTTACACATATTTGACAATTTTTGACCTTTTcag TTTGGTAACATGTCTAATAAGCTACTGGGTAATGATGAAGAAACCCAGCCCAGTCTATTCATTTGG GTTTGAAAGGTTTGAAGTTCTAGCTGTATTTGCATCTACAGTTCTGGCACAGCTTGGTGCTCTTTTTATACTGAAAGAAAG TGCGGAGCGCTTTCTGGAACAGCCTGAGATACACAc GGGACGACTGCTGGTTGGTACTTTTGTGGCTCTCTTTTTCAACTTATTTACAATGCTTTCCATTAAGAATAAGCCTTTTGCTTATGTCTCTGAAG CTGCCAGCACAAGTTGGCTTCAGGAACATGTTGCAGATCTTAGTAGAAG TATTTGTGGAATCATCCCAGGATTGAGTAGCATCTTTCTGCCACGGATGAACCCTTTTTTCTTGATTGATATTGCTGGAGCTCTGGCTCTTTGCATTACATATATGCTCATTGAAATCAA CAATTATTTTGCTGTGGACACAGCCTCTGCTATAGCAATTGCTTTGATGACATTTGGTACCATGTATCCCATGAGTGTCTACAGTGGGAAAGTACTACTCCAG acaACCCCACCTCATGTGATTGGCCAGTTAGATAAACTTCTTAGAGAG GTTTCAACTTTGGATGGTGTCCTGGAAGTTCGAAATGAGCATTTCTGGACATTAGGTTTTGGCACTTTG GCTGGATCAGTCCATGTCCGAATTCGGAGAGATGCAAATGAGCAAATGGTACTTGCCCATGTCACTAACAGATTATACACATTGGTCTCTACCTTGACTGTTCAGATTTTCAAAGATGACTGGATCAGACCTACCTTATCATCTGTGCCTATTGCAAATAATATTCTGAACCTTTCGGATCATCACATCATTCCAATACCGTCTTTGAAAGCTGCTGACAATTTGAACCCTGTTACCTTCACTCCAGCTAAACCCAGCAGCCCACCAccagaattttcttttaacacaCCAGGCAAAAATGTGAATCCAGTCATCCTTTTAAACACTCAGACAAAGCCCTATGGATTGGGCTTTAATCATGGATCTGCACCCTACAGCAGTGTACTCAATCAAGGACTTGGAATACCAGGAATAGGAGCAGCTCAAGGATTCAGAACTGGTTTTGCAAATGTCCCAGGCAGATATGGAACAAATGCTCGTGGTCAGCCCTGA
- the SLC30A6 gene encoding zinc transporter 6 isoform X1 yields MGTIHLFRKSQRSFVGKLTHEFRLVAADRRSWKILLFGAINLICIGFLLMWCSSTNSIALTAYTYLTIFDLFSLVTCLISYWVMMKKPSPVYSFGFERFEVLAVFASTVLAQLGALFILKESAERFLEQPEIHTGRLLVGTFVALFFNLFTMLSIKNKPFAYVSEAASTSWLQEHVADLSRSICGIIPGLSSIFLPRMNPFFLIDIAGALALCITYMLIEINNYFAVDTASAIAIALMTFGTMYPMSVYSGKVLLQTTPPHVIGQLDKLLREVSTLDGVLEVRNEHFWTLGFGTLAGSVHVRIRRDANEQMVLAHVTNRLYTLVSTLTVQIFKDDWIRPTLSSVPIANNILNLSDHHIIPIPSLKAADNLNPVTFTPAKPSSPPPEFSFNTPGKNVNPVILLNTQTKPYGLGFNHGSAPYSSVLNQGLGIPGIGAAQGFRTGFANVPGRYGTNARGQP; encoded by the exons ATG gGGACAATACACCTGTTCCGCAAATCACAGAGATCATTTGTTGGAAAGCTAACACATGAATTTAGGTTGGTTGCAGCAGACCGAAGG TCCTGGAAGATTTTACTGTTTGGTGCTATAAATTTAATATGTATTGGCTTCCTGCTCATGTGGTGCAGCTCTACAAACAGCATAG CTTTAACTGCTTACACATATTTGACAATTTTTGACCTTTTcag TTTGGTAACATGTCTAATAAGCTACTGGGTAATGATGAAGAAACCCAGCCCAGTCTATTCATTTGG GTTTGAAAGGTTTGAAGTTCTAGCTGTATTTGCATCTACAGTTCTGGCACAGCTTGGTGCTCTTTTTATACTGAAAGAAAG TGCGGAGCGCTTTCTGGAACAGCCTGAGATACACAc GGGACGACTGCTGGTTGGTACTTTTGTGGCTCTCTTTTTCAACTTATTTACAATGCTTTCCATTAAGAATAAGCCTTTTGCTTATGTCTCTGAAG CTGCCAGCACAAGTTGGCTTCAGGAACATGTTGCAGATCTTAGTAGAAG TATTTGTGGAATCATCCCAGGATTGAGTAGCATCTTTCTGCCACGGATGAACCCTTTTTTCTTGATTGATATTGCTGGAGCTCTGGCTCTTTGCATTACATATATGCTCATTGAAATCAA CAATTATTTTGCTGTGGACACAGCCTCTGCTATAGCAATTGCTTTGATGACATTTGGTACCATGTATCCCATGAGTGTCTACAGTGGGAAAGTACTACTCCAG acaACCCCACCTCATGTGATTGGCCAGTTAGATAAACTTCTTAGAGAG GTTTCAACTTTGGATGGTGTCCTGGAAGTTCGAAATGAGCATTTCTGGACATTAGGTTTTGGCACTTTG GCTGGATCAGTCCATGTCCGAATTCGGAGAGATGCAAATGAGCAAATGGTACTTGCCCATGTCACTAACAGATTATACACATTGGTCTCTACCTTGACTGTTCAGATTTTCAAAGATGACTGGATCAGACCTACCTTATCATCTGTGCCTATTGCAAATAATATTCTGAACCTTTCGGATCATCACATCATTCCAATACCGTCTTTGAAAGCTGCTGACAATTTGAACCCTGTTACCTTCACTCCAGCTAAACCCAGCAGCCCACCAccagaattttcttttaacacaCCAGGCAAAAATGTGAATCCAGTCATCCTTTTAAACACTCAGACAAAGCCCTATGGATTGGGCTTTAATCATGGATCTGCACCCTACAGCAGTGTACTCAATCAAGGACTTGGAATACCAGGAATAGGAGCAGCTCAAGGATTCAGAACTGGTTTTGCAAATGTCCCAGGCAGATATGGAACAAATGCTCGTGGTCAGCCCTGA